aattacaATATTATTACTCTTCTTACAATGTTTTCTAAGGGAACAATTACAAAGTGagtatgatatattatcatcgGACTTCTCAGAAAAATTAGGagaatgttttcttttttgttaggAAAGATTTCATGAGATGAAGATAACAAAAGATTTTAGAATAAAACTCATAAATCCTTTTTTTTGGAGCCCTTTCTCACCTTTATGGAACAACGAGAGAATgatcttattataattattgaaatgtAGGGGGCTTAGACCATGGATGACACATGTATTGTCATGATAGTAAGAAACAATGTCGTCACGATACATTCAATGTAATATGATGATCACAAGATCGCCATAGTGATTATTATTCATTGAGGTACATTTTAATGGTAACTAATATGCCTCCTCTTGACAAGATATATGTGACTTATCCAAGATAGTtagactctttttttttctagggTGATCTTGGCCTTTATGTAATATAGGAATCAAGATTCACTTTCACACAATTTAGGTTATTGTATGCATAGGTGACACGTTTCAATGCTTCTCATGACAAATTCTCTTAGGGAGGTGGTTTTTTAGTATTGCacaacaaattttcttaaaaaattgaataaaaaagaagTTGAGAACTTATATAAATACAACAGTTGTAACACTCTTAGACAAATCCATATAAGTAAATCACATGAGAGATATTAAGTTTTGTATGTGCACATACATCATTTAATGTTAAGATAAGACtggttatatattttataagtttttaaactgttaagacacgttttaaatagtaaagtctaaaaataaaaacacaatacACTATTTCAAAACtgaataatatcttaatagtgaATTCACCTATTGGAATCGAAGATATTAAACAATCGAGATGATGGAATTTACAAAAAATGGCATTGGGGTAAGACAGTTAActtagtaagaaaataaaaataataaagttaaaagaatcatttttaaagaaaaaattaaaataataaattttcttaaaattttattttaaaaatcaataataagttGTTTTGAATGATCCTCTGGCCTCTGCCATGTTGCGCCTGGTTCAATAGCCCACGAGATTGATGGCTCTGGATTTGAATTAAGTGCGCCAAGTGTCAAATGCACAACCATCAAAACTTCTTGATTTCTCTTCCACAACTCATTCACCAAAACTCGGCCTCGCTGTCTCTCAACGGATAAACCTCCATGGCCTCCACCAAAATTCTTTCACccaccaccgccaccacctcctccATCACCCATCAGTCACTCTATCTTTCCTCTACACTCCCCTTCCCTTCCTTACCTTCATCTTCCCACAACAGGCCAATCACCAAGCTCCACGTCTCCTCTCCACCCAACAAAACACCTATCACCACTACCACCACCTCTAAAAAACCCAATCAGGAAACCGTCTTCTTCGACGGTGGAGCTCACTACGGTGACCTCTTAGCAAACTTGCTTCTGGGTTTCACTCTTTTTTGGTTACCCTTAACTTTAGCTGCAGTTTCAAGAGCTTTTTACTTAAGATACAGGTTTACCAACCTGCGGGTGACGGTTATTTCTGGATTCACGGGTGAAGACAGGACTGATTTCTCATACAAAGTGATTAAGGATGTGAAGGTGGTGCCAAGGTTTATTGGTGAGTGGGGTGATATTATCATTACTCTGAAAGATGATACTAAGGTTGACCTTAGGAGTGTGCCTAGATTTAGAGAGATTGCCAAGTATTGTCTCTCCATGGCTGAGAAACCTGCCGTTTTGAAAGAAACTGGCCCAAAAGGCTTTTAAGGCTTGTGCTGTgtaacttatttattattattgtatctTCTTGAAATGTTTGTAAAAAGTTTTGTTGTGTGATTATTTGGTTGAACGATGGGATTAACCATATTCAACAGCAATTATGATTGCAAAAagattcttatttattattttagttttgagtttatttcatTTCCTAGTTTCCCTGCTGTGTTCTTGAAGAATGAAGTGTGTTATGATTcttattaatcatatttatcATCAATTGAGACTTGATTCCAAGCTATCCGGTTGTCTAGACCGTAAGTATAATTTACAGGACAATATCCCCGGGAGGACCTATAATTCAGTTTACGTTGCAGTTATGGAATTATGTTTCgtttaaatgatatattctaTAGATTCTGTAGCTGAAGTTATCACCCCATAAGCCCTCAAATGGTTATAGGGGTTTTTCTCTCAATAAAATTTCTGTAGTTTTAGTTCTTGACATACTTTGAATTCATTGACAGGAGAGTATACTTCTTTCTAGGTGGAAAATTACGTCTAAAACCAAGTCATATGTGTAATCTGTTTTCAGAATTTTGTATTGACTATGTGGGTGTGAAGGAATGAATCACTGAGGCAGTAGAAAAAAGATACAGAAAGTTGTCcacagaaaaaaaattccacTCACCATTGTGGAGTGTAATTGTTGGATAAGTGTCACCTGTttgcaaaagaattatgaaaatttatattttttggccAGTTTTTGACTGTCAAAACCCCATTTATGTAGCAGAAACTGCAAGAACGGAGGAAGAGAAATTATTGTTGAATgtgaaggaagaagaaatacATTTGGAGTTTGGACTTGGGACTTGCATGAGTTAGACAGAATATGTCGCAGCACAGAACGGCGGCCTAGGCTCTAAGTAACTGAAAATGCCTTGCTCATTACGACATGAATTGTTTGTGCTATGCTTGGGCCTAAGTGTGGGCCAGGCCAGCATTTTGCCCATAAGTTTAAAAAGAAGCAATTGTGTGCAATAGATTAATATGGCATTCGTAATTATCACcccattaaattataaaatcataataataattttccatATGTATACGGCAGCTTAGTTAAAAGTACATATAAAACAAACATACTCCATAACATTGTGAAtgtgaaaagatgaaaataaagtGAAGTTATGGGCTTGACTTGGAGCTTAAAAATCAAGTAACCGTGTTGAATTTAGAGGTGTTGCTTAGAAAATTAAAGTTGACTATGGCAGTGCATTTTGTTGATACTATGACTATCAAATGCATTGCTTGTAACAGGCAGTTGCCGGCCCATACGTGTAATGTAAGATAATAAGGATGGAGTTTTTTATGTGCTGTTTTAGGAGTTAGACATCTCTATTCATCTGATTCCTTTAATTGTGGGCATGGTGGGATAGGGATATTGAATTAACAGTAGTGGAGAATAGGATCCACTGCACGGGAATGTCAATGAAGAATCACATCCCCAAATATAAACCAACTTTCCTCCATTCAGCAGAGTGAATTACTATTGCTATACACTGcttccctttctttttctttatattttaagttgttCCTTAAAAtgaaatgagttaaattttcataaatgtcAATGTCAATTAACAATTTGCAGCTACTGACCCCAAAATTTGTTATCGCTTAATTAAAGTTGTTGATGGGTCAGAAGAGCCATCGGGCTTGATAGCTTTACTGTCATTCcacatataatatattctttatttaaagaatgaaaaggGGTTAAATTCTGTCGTTCtcatttgtttgaatttgggtCACCAGACTGCATTATAATTTCTTCATTGTAAACTTTGGTCTTTAGTAGGGTCGATGAATAATCAGTTTTAGTATGATGAAAGAGCCTCATTTTGGTAGTATTcatctttaaaactttaatttgaagatttagaCGTACAGAAGGTTACCCCAGATGTGGATTGGAAAAAATCATCGATGAGTCCAAATTAGTAACCAAGATGTTAGCTGTCATTAACTAATTTACCTCCTCATCTTTGCCTTatatatgctaatttttttCAGTCTCAAActcaatatttgaaatattttaaggAAGCTCTACTTAAAGAAATTTTTGCTGAGCCTTTAGGGTTAGGGACCTGTGATGATATGTGACACCTTGGGTTTTGCCCCTCCCCCATTCTTGTTATGTCTTCAAAGTATAACGGGTATTGAAAAGTTAGCATCAAACATAAGCTCCCAAGTCCCAACTTTGAATCAGGAATTGAGTGGTAAAATAGGGTCCCATGAGTCTTTGAAAGTGAACCCATTAATTATTTGACAGACATGAACTTCAGTTAAAACTTAGAAGACCCCcaatcaaaatatgaaaaatccaTGAAACTATGGGATTTACACTTATTACACTGACAAAAATGTTAAAAGGCTTACTGCAAAAGTAAGTAATCATATTAAAACAGTGTTAATCTTCTTCCCCCTGTGAGTCCTACACCATCTCATTAGTATGAGCGTGCCTGCACTAATATCTCAAAAGGGTACATGTATCACCTCCCCTATCATCAAAATTTATGAGGCTGATAACAAAAGAGTAGTGTGGATTGACAGAAATGCAAAAATGTACCACTAGTGGGACACAGTCTTTTTTTCAACAGTTCTTGGAGATAATTTCCTCGAAGTTCTCTATTCACACGCTTAGAAGATCACTTTTTTGGCTTCACTTATGCTTTCAAACAccataaattaattgaatggTCAAGACAACATTGGTTATCTCAATCtctatataattagatacatgatattaatatttaagcCATGTAATTTATGAGGAAAAAGACTATCATAAAGGGTAATAAAAGATGATATTAATGAATGGATGGAGGCAGGAGAAGTGACTGAGTCCCATACTTAGTTAATCAAATTTGTGGTGATCCCTACACTGCAAACTTGGGCagaaagttaaaataaaagaaggaaaatggACCAACCTATGGTCATAAAAGAAACTGAAACTGGGGTTACCAATTCATTAGGACTTTTGACGATGTTCAGTATGAGTAGTAGGTCACTCCTTTTTCAGGTAATTGTTTTATGGGCTAGCTCAGAAAAAGCACAACAGCAAGTATATCGGTTGGAAGAGATGAGAGATGATGGTGTCATGTCATGTGGAATGATATAGAGAGCAGGTCTGGTGGTAAGTCCATAAACGCATCTTTGTTGAAAGATGTTAAAGAGACAGTGGCAGTGGGAGACCATTTTAGAATGAAAGAATGTAATTTCCTTTGCCATTTGTCAGTCTGCAACTACTGCTGTTATAAAATTACACCACTCTTTACactttttctattatattaaatattagtaCATGAATGTAACAATTAATATCACCCTTCCATTTTCAGACTAATCCTCAAAGACTACATTTTATGCATACTGTTGATTTCAAAGTTTCAAACAATTTGCTGGTTTTTAATAAGACTCACACAGTTGATAGTGATAAAAGAAAATCGTTGCACTTCTCTATTTGCTATCAAGAGAACTGGGAACCCTAGAAGATGTGTTTCCAGCTCTAAAATTGaagatttataataaattatatggaaataattaaaaataaaactaattattgaATTTCGACGAATTTGTCAGTTAGCAGAGAATAAGAAACAGTGGTCACTTTGTAAGTCCTGAACCAGGAATTATACGTACAAGTATTGTGTCAAAgattttatccctttttttcttttctcaatgGCAAAAACAAGAAGAGACATTTAAGGAGAAGTGCAACATTCAACTGTTGTACTACCGGCAGGAAAAAACTAACAGTAAACTGCTAAACTGTATCTCTTAATTAAGGCATGAATTGAGCGTCGTATAAAGAAATGAAGTAAATCTATCATCCTGTGCAGAATAGAAATGACAAGGTGACAAGATTTGTGAAGGTACTTCCCACAGAAAACATGTTTTGTGCTGCATAATCTAGTCAAATACCATCATTTGACTGCCCTTAATTCCAGTGAGCTGCCCCCATTGCAACTCCTGCCCCAggaatttttaattgattgtcAGGTGGATTATTTATTGATTCAGTGTTTGTTTTTGTGCCAGTAGAGTAGAGAAGTAAGAAAAGGTAGTATAAATGCAAAGAATACATGAAAGTTATGGAAATTGAAATGATGGGAATGCAGTGACAAAGCAAAAAGGATGATGGAG
This sequence is a window from Mangifera indica cultivar Alphonso chromosome 5, CATAS_Mindica_2.1, whole genome shotgun sequence. Protein-coding genes within it:
- the LOC123217322 gene encoding uncharacterized protein LOC123217322; protein product: MASTKILSPTTATTSSITHQSLYLSSTLPFPSLPSSSHNRPITKLHVSSPPNKTPITTTTTSKKPNQETVFFDGGAHYGDLLANLLLGFTLFWLPLTLAAVSRAFYLRYRFTNLRVTVISGFTGEDRTDFSYKVIKDVKVVPRFIGEWGDIIITLKDDTKVDLRSVPRFREIAKYCLSMAEKPAVLKETGPKGF